The following are from one region of the Dreissena polymorpha isolate Duluth1 chromosome 2, UMN_Dpol_1.0, whole genome shotgun sequence genome:
- the LOC127866478 gene encoding transcription factor MafF-like: MSKKIFLSQIKSEGKYLQNITSKQISDEELIALSVKDLNRMLKGMTRDEVIKLKQRRRTLKNRGYAANCREKRISQKEVLETEKDVLRNEVERLQRENDIVRMELSALKNRYDALQRFAEANKIHVVTAQPLYLGNSMRHERQERQERQETTPTQTIMPRTNISQHSFSPNDYVKYSEAMHHESVIVKSEPRM, encoded by the exons ATGAGTAAAAAG ATATTCTTGTCGCAGATCAAGTCCGAGGGGAAATATCTGCAGAACATCACCTCCAAGCAGATCTCGGACGAGGAGCTGATAGCCCTGTCAGTTAAGGATCTCAACCGAATGCTGAAAGGCATGACAAGGGACGAGGTCATCAAACTAAAGCAGCGGCGAAGGACGTTGAAAAACAGGGGGTATGCTGCAAACTGTCGAGAAAAGAGAATCTCTCAAAAGGAGGTGCTAGAAACGGAAAAAGATGTTTTGCGGAATGAGGTTGAACGTCTTCAGCGTGAAAACGACATTGTTCGCATGGAACTGAGCGCACTCAAAAACAGATACGATGCTTTACAACGATTTGCAGAGGCAAACAAAATTCATGTGGTCACAGCTCagcctttgtatcttggaaattCGATGCGTCACGAGCGACAGGAACGTCAAGAGCGTCAAGAGACAACCCCAACACAGACCATCATGCCCCGCACAAACATTTCACAGCACTCGTTCAGTCCGAATGACTATGTGAAATATTCAGAGGCTATGCACCATGAATCAGTTATTGTGAAAAGTGAGCCTCGGATGTAG